The Cyclopterus lumpus isolate fCycLum1 chromosome 6, fCycLum1.pri, whole genome shotgun sequence genome contains a region encoding:
- the lingo1a gene encoding leucine-rich repeat and immunoglobulin-like domain-containing nogo receptor-interacting protein 1 produces the protein MAAGEATGHSYLVACWQPILILMLGVVLSGSTTGCPSRCECNVQERSVMCHRKKLMTVPEGIPAETKLLDLSKNRIRTINPDEFANFPNLEHLELSENTISTIEPGAFNNLYGLRTMGLRSNKLKLIQLGVFTGLSNLTQLDISENKIVILLDYMFQDLYNLRSLEVGDNDLVFISHRAFHGLSSLEHLSLEKCNLSFVPTEAFTHLHSLITLRLRLLNINVIRDYSFKRLYRLKVLEIANWPYLDTMTPNCLYGLNLTSLTIANANLTTIPYVALRHLVYLRFLNVSYNPILTIEGNKLHDLLRLQEFHLVGGRLAMIEPYSFRGLNYLKILNVSGNSLSTLEESAFHSVGNLETLALYDNPLACDCRLLWVFRRRWRLNFNRQQPTCASPEFVQGKEFKDFPDVLQPNYFTCRKSRIRDRKPQQKFVDEGAIVHFACQADGDPAPLIMWLSPQKKFITTKTIGRLSVLPDGTLEVRYAQIQDNGTYVCVASNAGGNDTSLAHLHIHSYSPDWPHQPNKTFAFISNQPTETGANGTRANAPFPFDIKTLIIATTMGFISFLGVVLFCLVLLFLWSRGKGNTKHNIEIEYVPRKSDAGMSSSTVDAPRKFNMKMI, from the coding sequence ATGGCGGCCGGGGAAGCGACTGGGCACAGCTACCTGGTGGCTTGCTGGCAGCCCATTCTGATCCTGATGTTGGGCGTTGTGCTGTCTGGCTCCACTACAGGCTGTCCGTCTCGCTGCGAGTGCAATGTTCAAGAGCGTTCCGTGATGTGCCACCGCAAGAAGCTCATGACAGTTCCCGAGGGCATTCCTGCAGAAACCAAACTGCTGGACCTCAGCAAGAACCGCATCCGAACCATCAACCCAGACGAGTTTGCCAACTTTCCCAACCTCGAGCACCTGGAGCTCAGTGAAAACACGATCTCCACTATTGAACCTGGAGCGTTCAACAACCTTTACGGCTTGCGGACAATGGGTCTGCGTAGCAACAAGCTCAAGCTGATCCAGCTCGGTGTCTTCACTGGCCTGAGCAACCTCACACAGCTGGACATAAGTGAGAACAAGATTGTCATCCTGTTGGACTACATGTTCCAGGATTTGTACAACCTGCGATCTTTAGAGGTGGGTGATAACGACCTGGTTTTCATCTCTCACCGGGCTTTTCATGGCCTAAGTAGCCTTGAGCACCTGAGTCTTGAGAAGTGCAACTTGTCCTTTGTGCCAACAGAGGCCTTTACCCACCTCCACAGTTTGATCACGctcaggctccgcctcctcaaTATAAACGTCATACGGGATTATTCCTTCAAAAGGCTCTATCGACTGAAAGTGTTGGAAATAGCCAATTGGCCATATCTGGATACGATGACCCCAAATTGCTTATATGGATTAAATCTCACCTCCCTGACCATCGCAAATGCCAACCTGACCACAATTCCTTACGTAGCCTTGCGGCACTTGGTTTATTTGCGCTTTCTTAATGTTTCATACAACCCTATCCTAACCATTGAAGGGAATAAGCTCCATGATCTTTTGCGTCTGCAAGAATTTCATCTGGTAGGAGGAAGACTGGCAATGATTGAACCCTACTCTTTCCGTGGTTTAAACTACCTGAAGATTCTTAATGTGTCTGGAAACTCCCTTAGCACTTTAGAGGAGTCTGCTTTCCATTCAGTTGGCAACCTTGAAACCCTTGCCTTGTATGATAATCCCCTGGCCTGTGACTGCCGACTGTTATGGGTTTTCCGGCGACGCTGGAGACTGAACTTCAACAGGCAGCAGCCTACCTGTGCCTCCCCTGAGTTTGTCCAAGGTAAAGAATTCAAAGACTTCCCGGATGTCCTGCAGCCAAACTACTTCACCTGTCGCAAGTCTAGGATTAGAGATCGCAAACCCCAGCAGAAATTTGTTGACGAGGGAGCCATTGTTCATTTCGCTTGCCAAGCAGATGGAGATCCCGCCCCATTGATAATGTGGCTATCCCCACAGAAAAAGTTTATCACCACCAAGACAATTGGAAGGCTCTCCGTCTTGCCAGATGGCACCCTTGAGGTTCGCTATGCCCAGATTCAAGACAAtggtacatatgtgtgtgtagctaGCAACGCAGGAGGAAACGACACCTCCCTTGCTCATCTGCACATTCATAGCTACTCGCCTGACTGGCCACACCAGCCCAACAAGACCTTTGCCTTCATCTCAAACCAGCCCACAGAAACTGGCGCTAACGGTACAAGAGCCAATGCCCCTTTCCCCTTTGATATAAAGACGTTGATCATTGCAACCACGATGGGCTTCATCTCTTTCCTCGGCGTCGTCTTGTTTTGCCTggtcctgctcttcctctggaGCAGAGGTAAAGGCAACACCAAGCACAACATCGAGATCGAGTACGTGCCACGGAAATCGGACGCTGGCATGAGCAGCAGCACAGTGGATGCGCCTCGCAAGTTTAACATGAAAATGATTTAA